The following are from one region of the Stigmatella ashevillena genome:
- a CDS encoding DUF2381 family protein — protein MAGGPYDKVIIRTEKVSDHPGNSTSSVYVAGQVATVLRFEKDVDPAKTQLLGWEGRFEPLLVGSKKVVIEPLRDLNRDEAVPLLVTLVDGTEIPFIVTPPSREDWGWTDHQVNVFKDHESYNAVLSELYDTLKKERALREENQRFKKEENSVDHAYATLLANGEVKKTPFLRKKFWRSKNEDMDVAVELFSGPGKAAVVVHLKNTYYGDSGEPWKFDGAYVTRDYTSFTSRPFAIRLERSTLQPGQSGKIAVVVDKNAFETKDGSLTDLALQIFRGDGLLQVAVTLEASLIRQ, from the coding sequence ATGGCCGGAGGGCCGTATGACAAGGTCATCATCAGAACCGAGAAGGTGTCAGACCATCCGGGCAACTCTACGAGCAGCGTCTACGTGGCCGGGCAGGTGGCGACCGTCCTCCGCTTCGAGAAGGACGTTGATCCGGCGAAGACGCAGCTTCTGGGGTGGGAGGGGCGGTTCGAGCCGCTACTCGTAGGGAGCAAAAAGGTGGTCATCGAACCGCTCCGAGATCTCAACCGGGATGAGGCGGTGCCCCTGCTCGTCACGCTCGTAGACGGGACGGAGATTCCGTTCATCGTGACGCCGCCGAGCCGTGAGGATTGGGGGTGGACTGACCATCAAGTCAACGTGTTCAAGGATCACGAGAGCTACAACGCGGTTCTCTCCGAACTCTACGACACCCTGAAGAAGGAGCGGGCGCTCAGAGAGGAGAACCAGCGGTTCAAGAAGGAAGAGAACTCCGTTGATCACGCCTACGCGACGCTCCTCGCAAATGGCGAAGTGAAGAAGACGCCGTTTCTCCGCAAGAAGTTCTGGCGCTCGAAAAACGAGGACATGGACGTCGCTGTCGAACTCTTCTCTGGCCCCGGGAAGGCGGCAGTCGTGGTTCACCTGAAGAACACCTACTACGGCGACTCCGGCGAGCCGTGGAAGTTCGATGGCGCCTACGTGACCCGCGACTACACGAGTTTCACTTCTCGCCCCTTCGCGATTCGCTTGGAGCGCTCCACCCTCCAGCCTGGCCAGTCTGGGAAGATCGCGGTCGTCGTGGACAAGAACGCGTTCGAAACAAAGGACGGGAGCCTGACCGATCTCGCCCTCCAGATTTTCCGTGGCGATGGTCTGCTACAGGTGGCCGTGACGCTGGAAGCCTCGCTCATTCGCCAGTAG
- a CDS encoding serine/threonine protein kinase, with amino-acid sequence MSTTKALLLGSLVLLATYSGCTTTGGVSLRPDGTPGPEECPAEAKRVMEALRLHVGDAAWVELDANQISSKRITLYDGPIESILNDDLGTLEETTRLYGRVWTVGPQVVIRWYEAHPPNRGKLPICAVARLSYDQMRKLPESKPGMAVLDGSTSAAYIVDSFR; translated from the coding sequence ATGTCCACCACCAAAGCGCTCCTGCTTGGCTCTCTCGTCCTACTCGCTACGTACTCCGGTTGCACCACGACCGGCGGAGTGTCGCTGCGCCCGGACGGCACTCCAGGACCGGAAGAATGCCCAGCGGAAGCCAAGCGGGTGATGGAGGCGCTGAGACTGCACGTAGGGGATGCAGCTTGGGTAGAACTCGACGCCAACCAGATCAGCTCCAAGCGCATCACGCTCTACGACGGGCCGATTGAGAGCATCCTCAACGACGATCTCGGCACGCTCGAAGAGACGACTCGCTTGTACGGAAGGGTCTGGACGGTTGGTCCGCAGGTCGTGATCCGGTGGTACGAGGCCCATCCGCCGAACAGAGGGAAGCTCCCGATCTGCGCGGTGGCCCGGCTCAGCTATGACCAGATGCGCAAGCTGCCTGAGTCCAAGCCCGGGATGGCTGTCCTCGATGGGTCCACTTCTGCGGCCTACATCGTCGATTCCTTCCGGTGA
- the mug gene encoding G/U mismatch-specific DNA glycosylase, with the protein MMPPRRPTREELSAAVGRNMPDVIAPGLRVLFCGINPSLYSVVVGHHFARPGNRFWPTLHAAGFTPRRLKPAEQIELLGLGYGITNVVDRATATAAELSAEELVRGGRQLVAKVRRYRPHVIAVLGVSAYRAAFGRPQAALGLQPEPLGEARLWVLPNPSGLNAHYRLEDLARLFSELRQVAATG; encoded by the coding sequence ATGATGCCCCCTCGAAGACCCACCCGGGAGGAGCTGAGCGCCGCCGTGGGGCGAAACATGCCGGATGTCATCGCCCCGGGGCTGCGCGTTCTGTTCTGCGGCATCAACCCGAGCCTGTACTCCGTGGTGGTGGGCCACCATTTCGCCCGGCCGGGCAACCGCTTCTGGCCCACGCTCCATGCAGCGGGCTTCACCCCTCGCCGGCTGAAGCCCGCCGAGCAGATCGAGCTGCTGGGACTCGGCTATGGCATCACCAACGTGGTGGACCGCGCGACGGCGACTGCCGCTGAGCTGTCCGCCGAGGAGCTGGTGCGGGGAGGCCGCCAGTTGGTGGCCAAGGTGCGGCGCTACCGTCCTCACGTCATCGCCGTGCTGGGCGTGAGCGCCTACCGGGCCGCCTTTGGCCGTCCCCAGGCGGCCCTGGGGCTCCAGCCCGAGCCGCTGGGGGAGGCCCGACTCTGGGTGCTCCCCAACCCAAGCGGGCTCAACGCGCACTACCGGCTGGAGGACCTGGCGCGCCTGTTCAGCGAGCTGCGGCAGGTGGCGGCAACCGGTTGA
- a CDS encoding peptidylprolyl isomerase, which produces MRTRLLTFGLLLAFTACDKETPVAKPPAAPPPPAAPAAAPPPAPAVNPQEAAAKAHAEKVATAATTATGWQKSALEGKELFAVMDTSEGKITLRLFSKDAPLTVANFVGLASGQKEWQDPSNLQKTNRPLYDGTKFHRVITNFMIQGGDPLGNGTGRPGYTFEDEFLSGRKFDKPGLLAMANAGPGTNGSQFFITTSNPQWLNNRHTIFGEVIEGYNVVEKISNVQKDPRDRPLKDVVVKKVTISDKKP; this is translated from the coding sequence ATGCGCACCCGACTCCTGACCTTTGGACTGCTGCTCGCCTTCACCGCCTGCGACAAGGAGACTCCCGTCGCCAAGCCGCCCGCGGCCCCCCCTCCCCCCGCCGCCCCCGCGGCCGCGCCTCCTCCGGCGCCCGCCGTCAATCCCCAGGAAGCCGCCGCCAAGGCTCACGCCGAGAAGGTGGCCACCGCGGCCACCACGGCCACCGGCTGGCAGAAGTCCGCGCTGGAGGGCAAGGAGCTCTTCGCCGTCATGGACACGAGCGAGGGGAAGATCACCCTGAGGCTCTTCTCGAAGGACGCTCCGCTCACGGTCGCCAACTTCGTGGGCCTGGCCAGCGGACAGAAGGAGTGGCAGGACCCCTCCAACCTGCAGAAGACCAACCGGCCCCTGTATGACGGGACCAAGTTCCACCGCGTCATCACGAACTTCATGATTCAGGGCGGAGACCCCCTGGGCAACGGCACGGGCCGGCCCGGCTACACCTTCGAGGACGAGTTCCTGAGCGGCCGCAAGTTCGACAAGCCGGGCCTGCTGGCCATGGCCAACGCCGGCCCCGGCACCAACGGCAGCCAGTTCTTCATCACCACCTCCAACCCTCAGTGGCTGAACAACCGGCACACCATCTTCGGTGAGGTCATCGAGGGCTACAACGTCGTGGAGAAGATCTCCAACGTCCAGAAGGATCCGCGGGACAGGCCGCTCAAGGACGTGGTGGTGAAGAAGGTCACCATCAGCGACAAGAAGCCGTAA
- the speD gene encoding adenosylmethionine decarboxylase produces the protein MLESRGSGEDWTLTTGQEWLVDVSGCSPERLKSLAVLVALFEELIVLMELKVVGQPQWHVFPEPGGITGLTLLAESHLSIHTFPEHGFAALNVYCCRPRVCPDFPALLARHLGAQSSHVRELVRGVKA, from the coding sequence GTGTTAGAAAGTCGAGGGTCAGGGGAGGACTGGACGCTGACGACGGGACAAGAATGGCTGGTGGATGTGAGCGGCTGCTCGCCCGAGCGGCTCAAGAGCCTCGCCGTGCTCGTTGCCCTTTTCGAGGAGCTCATCGTCCTGATGGAACTCAAGGTGGTGGGGCAGCCCCAGTGGCACGTGTTTCCGGAGCCGGGAGGCATCACCGGGCTGACCTTGTTGGCTGAGAGCCACCTGTCCATCCACACGTTCCCGGAGCACGGCTTCGCCGCGCTCAACGTCTACTGCTGCCGGCCCCGCGTGTGTCCCGATTTCCCGGCGTTGCTGGCACGGCACCTGGGAGCGCAGTCCAGCCATGTGCGTGAACTGGTACGGGGGGTGAAGGCGTGA
- a CDS encoding polyamine aminopropyltransferase: MNKTLLFVTVLVIATCGLIYELIVGALASYLLGDSITQFSTVIGGYLFAMGIGSYLSRFIDKGLAQRFVEVELGVALVGGLCAPMLFLTFTLTDVFHVALYGSVLAIGTLVGLEIPLLLRILKDQVQFKDLVSQVLTFDYLGALAASVSFPLLFVPKLGLVRTSLLFGLLNALVGLWSTWLLEPVLSNPTRLRVKAVGLSLFLVAGLALGDRLTTFYEDQLYADEVVHASNSPYQRIIVTRGKRGFSLFLNGNLQFASIDEYRYHEPLVHPALVRAGALDRVLILGGGDGLAAREVLRYPEVKSVTLVDLDPAITGLATGYGELAALNGHSLSHPKMRVINTDAMKFLAEGEGLFDAVIVDFPDPNNFSLGKLYTTGFYKLLKRRLAPEGVAVIQSTSPLFARRSFWCVNATLKAAGFWTEPYHALVPSFGEWGYVLVSHEAVPRRRALPPGLSFLDDATLESLTRFSPDMGPLPAEVNRLNNQVLVHYYEEEWSRWN, encoded by the coding sequence GTGAACAAGACGCTGCTGTTCGTCACCGTCCTGGTCATCGCCACGTGTGGGCTCATCTACGAGCTCATCGTGGGGGCGCTGGCCAGCTATCTGCTGGGGGACTCCATCACCCAGTTCTCCACCGTCATCGGCGGCTACCTCTTCGCGATGGGCATCGGCAGCTACCTGTCGCGCTTCATCGACAAGGGGCTGGCGCAGCGCTTCGTGGAGGTGGAGCTGGGCGTGGCGCTGGTGGGTGGGCTGTGCGCGCCCATGCTGTTTCTCACCTTCACGCTGACGGATGTCTTCCATGTGGCGCTGTACGGCAGCGTGCTGGCCATTGGCACGCTCGTGGGGCTGGAGATTCCCCTGCTGCTGCGCATCCTCAAGGACCAGGTTCAGTTCAAGGACCTGGTCAGCCAGGTGCTGACGTTCGATTACCTGGGAGCGCTGGCGGCCAGCGTGAGCTTTCCGCTGCTCTTCGTGCCCAAGCTGGGCCTGGTGCGCACCTCGCTGCTCTTCGGGCTGCTCAATGCGCTGGTGGGACTGTGGAGCACGTGGCTCTTGGAGCCCGTGCTGAGCAACCCCACGCGGCTGCGGGTGAAGGCAGTGGGGCTGTCCCTCTTCCTGGTCGCGGGGTTGGCGCTGGGAGACCGGCTGACCACCTTCTACGAGGACCAGCTCTACGCGGACGAGGTGGTGCACGCTTCCAACTCGCCCTACCAGCGCATCATCGTCACCCGGGGCAAGCGGGGCTTCTCGCTGTTCCTCAACGGGAACCTGCAATTCGCCAGCATCGACGAGTACCGCTACCACGAGCCCCTGGTGCACCCGGCGCTGGTGCGCGCAGGCGCGTTGGACCGGGTGCTTATCCTGGGGGGCGGCGATGGGCTGGCGGCGCGCGAGGTGCTCCGCTACCCCGAGGTGAAGTCCGTCACGCTGGTGGACCTGGATCCGGCCATCACCGGGCTGGCCACGGGGTACGGCGAGCTGGCCGCGCTCAACGGCCATTCCCTCTCGCATCCGAAGATGCGGGTCATCAATACGGACGCGATGAAGTTCCTGGCGGAGGGAGAGGGCCTCTTCGACGCCGTCATCGTGGACTTCCCGGACCCGAACAACTTCTCGCTGGGCAAGCTCTACACCACGGGGTTCTACAAGCTGTTGAAGCGGAGGCTGGCGCCGGAGGGGGTGGCCGTCATCCAGAGCACCAGTCCGTTGTTCGCCCGCCGCTCGTTCTGGTGCGTGAACGCGACGCTGAAGGCCGCGGGCTTCTGGACGGAGCCGTACCATGCGCTGGTGCCTTCTTTCGGCGAGTGGGGGTATGTCCTGGTCTCTCACGAGGCTGTGCCGCGCCGCCGGGCCCTCCCTCCCGGACTGTCCTTTCTCGATGACGCCACGCTGGAGTCGCTCACCCGATTCTCCCCGGACATGGGCCCGCTGCCGGCCGAGGTGAACCGGCTGAACAACCAGGTGCTGGTGCACTATTACGAGGAAGAGTGGAGCCGGTGGAACTGA
- a CDS encoding lipase has translation MPRSEFLPPSPPEPASALSPGPGAVARLVRSLRGLPSAERWWGPGCAGLPGWFQAESTPPSDATPRFRELYAQVRRGTPVLPAEANRHLYLLVKGMLGDELFGYLEDNQLRLERRGLDTEAVSVDTEGSLEANVAKIRKALEDAAFFRRSVVLVGHSKGAVESLSALAMYPHLRTGVRAVVALQAPYGGSPVAHDLMASPEMRRVVDIALPLLFYGVSRSVEDLSYPRRMDFVRRHPYPVEIPTVSLASSRDSRRSLLWPVANYLRQRYGLASDGLVAAVDAEIPGSRVVRLDDLDHAQAALLGIPGLAPYHPGDLTEAMVALALE, from the coding sequence ATGCCGCGATCCGAATTCCTCCCTCCGTCCCCCCCCGAGCCTGCCTCCGCGCTCTCCCCGGGCCCTGGAGCGGTGGCCCGGCTGGTCCGTTCGCTCCGGGGGCTGCCCTCCGCGGAGCGCTGGTGGGGGCCTGGCTGCGCGGGACTGCCGGGTTGGTTCCAGGCGGAGTCCACGCCCCCCTCGGATGCGACGCCCCGCTTCCGGGAGCTGTACGCCCAGGTCCGCCGGGGCACGCCCGTGCTCCCGGCCGAGGCGAACCGTCACCTGTACCTGCTGGTGAAGGGAATGCTCGGGGACGAGCTGTTCGGCTACCTGGAGGACAACCAGCTCCGCTTGGAGCGCCGGGGGCTGGACACCGAGGCGGTGTCCGTGGACACGGAGGGCTCGCTGGAAGCCAACGTCGCGAAGATCCGCAAGGCCCTGGAGGACGCGGCCTTCTTCCGGCGCTCGGTGGTGCTGGTGGGCCACAGCAAGGGCGCCGTGGAGAGCCTCTCGGCGCTGGCGATGTACCCCCACCTGCGCACAGGCGTGCGCGCGGTGGTGGCCCTGCAAGCCCCCTATGGCGGCTCCCCCGTCGCGCATGACCTGATGGCCTCGCCCGAGATGCGCCGGGTGGTGGACATCGCCCTGCCGCTGCTCTTCTACGGCGTCTCCCGGTCCGTGGAGGACCTGAGCTACCCCCGGAGGATGGATTTCGTGCGCCGCCACCCGTATCCGGTGGAGATCCCCACCGTGTCCCTGGCCTCCTCGCGCGACTCCCGGCGCTCGCTGCTATGGCCGGTGGCGAACTACCTGCGCCAGCGCTACGGACTGGCCAGTGATGGGCTGGTGGCGGCGGTGGACGCGGAAATCCCCGGCTCACGGGTGGTGCGCCTGGATGACCTGGACCACGCCCAAGCCGCGCTCCTGGGCATCCCAGGCCTTGCCCCCTACCACCCGGGGGACCTGACCGAAGCCATGGTGGCACTGGCCCTGGAATGA
- a CDS encoding DUF350 domain-containing protein, whose product MLLFGAVVSVQGLLASVIYSLIGLAVFVAGFYVIKLILPFDVNKEIEADQNTALGIVIGSFILGLAIIVASAISG is encoded by the coding sequence ATGTTGCTATTCGGTGCGGTGGTGAGCGTGCAGGGACTGCTGGCGAGCGTCATCTACTCGCTCATCGGGCTGGCGGTGTTCGTCGCGGGCTTCTACGTCATCAAGCTCATCCTTCCCTTCGACGTGAACAAGGAGATCGAAGCGGACCAGAACACGGCGTTGGGCATCGTCATCGGCTCCTTCATCCTGGGGCTGGCCATCATCGTGGCCTCGGCCATCTCGGGATGA
- a CDS encoding flavin monoamine oxidase family protein, with protein MELTRRELIAAFLGSAVAASACRRSRPRETVPGALVDRAMETGHRLRGGPLPRAEGAEPVEVLIVGAGVAGLSAAWRLAGAGVKDVRVVELEDEPGGTSRSGKNAVSAFPWGAHYLPAPLTEQGAVLRLLREMGFVAGMDAEGYPVFPEELLIREPDERLFYKGSWYEGLYLRAGASAGDLAELARFEARMNAFAAARDAKGRKAFAVPTALSSDDAEWTVLDAVSMAQWMEAEGFRTPRLKWLVDYACRDDYGTTAEGVSAWAGIWYFAARQDGQGERSEGFLSWPEGNGRLVRQLLGALDPRRVERHVLVHTVEPGEGGCRVEALEAGTGKPRAFQARQVVFAGPRFVAAHVVAPWRQQRPAWMGAFSYGPWVVANLTLSSPPQSRGFPLAWDNVFYESRSLGYVAATHQMLRQDDSGPTVLTWYLPLAGLDVKAERERVLAASYEDWEKLVMADMLPAHPGIAGQAQRLEVMRWGHAMIRPTPGFMWGPARFAAQESLGRTLHFAHTDLGGMALFEEANWFGVRAAERVLGELGRPSASWL; from the coding sequence GTGGAACTGACGCGGCGGGAGCTGATTGCCGCGTTCCTGGGGTCGGCGGTGGCGGCGAGCGCCTGCCGACGGTCCCGCCCTCGGGAGACGGTCCCGGGTGCGCTGGTGGACCGGGCGATGGAGACAGGGCACCGCCTACGGGGGGGGCCGCTGCCGCGCGCCGAGGGAGCCGAGCCAGTCGAGGTGCTCATCGTTGGCGCGGGGGTGGCGGGCCTGTCCGCGGCGTGGCGGCTGGCGGGGGCGGGGGTGAAGGACGTGCGGGTGGTAGAGCTGGAAGACGAGCCCGGGGGAACCTCCCGCTCCGGGAAGAACGCGGTGTCCGCGTTCCCCTGGGGGGCTCACTATCTGCCCGCGCCGTTGACGGAGCAGGGCGCGGTGCTCCGGTTGCTGCGGGAGATGGGCTTCGTGGCCGGGATGGACGCGGAAGGGTACCCCGTCTTCCCGGAGGAACTGCTCATCCGCGAGCCGGATGAAAGGCTCTTCTACAAGGGCTCCTGGTACGAAGGGCTGTACCTGCGCGCGGGCGCGAGTGCGGGAGACCTGGCGGAACTGGCCCGCTTCGAGGCACGGATGAACGCCTTCGCCGCCGCGCGGGACGCAAAGGGGCGCAAGGCGTTCGCGGTCCCCACGGCGCTCAGCAGCGATGACGCGGAATGGACGGTGCTCGACGCGGTGAGCATGGCCCAGTGGATGGAGGCGGAGGGCTTCCGCACCCCTCGGCTGAAGTGGCTGGTGGACTACGCCTGCCGTGACGATTACGGCACGACGGCCGAGGGGGTGTCCGCCTGGGCGGGCATCTGGTACTTCGCCGCGCGCCAGGATGGGCAGGGAGAGCGCAGCGAGGGCTTTCTGAGCTGGCCCGAGGGCAATGGCCGGTTGGTGCGGCAGTTGTTGGGAGCGCTGGACCCACGGCGGGTGGAGCGCCACGTGTTGGTGCACACGGTGGAGCCGGGCGAGGGCGGGTGCCGGGTGGAGGCGCTGGAGGCAGGGACGGGGAAACCCCGGGCGTTCCAGGCGCGCCAGGTGGTGTTCGCCGGGCCGCGCTTCGTGGCGGCGCACGTGGTGGCCCCGTGGCGCCAGCAACGTCCCGCGTGGATGGGGGCTTTTTCCTACGGTCCGTGGGTGGTGGCCAACCTCACGCTGTCCAGCCCGCCCCAGTCGCGCGGCTTCCCGTTGGCCTGGGACAACGTCTTCTACGAGAGCCGCAGCCTGGGCTACGTGGCGGCCACCCACCAGATGCTGCGGCAGGATGACTCGGGGCCCACGGTGCTCACCTGGTACCTGCCGCTTGCGGGACTGGACGTGAAGGCCGAGCGCGAGCGGGTGCTGGCGGCGAGCTACGAGGACTGGGAGAAGCTGGTGATGGCGGACATGCTCCCGGCGCACCCGGGCATCGCCGGGCAGGCGCAGCGCCTGGAGGTGATGCGCTGGGGCCACGCGATGATCCGGCCCACTCCGGGCTTCATGTGGGGCCCGGCGCGCTTCGCGGCGCAAGAGAGCCTGGGCCGGACACTCCATTTCGCGCACACGGACCTGGGCGGCATGGCCTTGTTCGAGGAGGCCAATTGGTTCGGAGTGAGGGCGGCGGAGCGTGTCCTCGGAGAACTGGGACGCCCCTCCGCCAGTTGGCTGTAG
- a CDS encoding secondary thiamine-phosphate synthase enzyme YjbQ, whose amino-acid sequence MYHARELTVSTRGRGFHDITSEVQQAVAASGARQGLCTVFLHHTSASLLLCENADPDVRKDLEAFFARLVKDGDPLFQHDAEGPDDMPAHIRTVLTQNSLSIPIQDGEAKLGTWQGLYVWEHRTSPHRRRVTVSVLG is encoded by the coding sequence GTGTACCACGCGCGAGAGCTGACGGTGTCCACCCGGGGGCGAGGGTTTCATGACATCACCTCCGAGGTGCAACAGGCCGTGGCCGCCAGCGGGGCCCGCCAGGGCCTGTGCACGGTGTTCCTGCACCACACCAGCGCGTCCCTCCTGCTCTGCGAGAATGCCGATCCAGACGTGCGCAAGGACCTGGAGGCATTCTTCGCCCGGTTGGTGAAGGATGGGGACCCGCTCTTTCAGCATGACGCAGAGGGGCCCGACGACATGCCCGCGCACATCCGCACGGTGCTGACCCAGAACTCGCTGAGCATCCCCATCCAAGATGGCGAGGCGAAGCTGGGCACCTGGCAAGGGCTCTACGTGTGGGAGCACCGCACGTCCCCCCACCGCCGCCGCGTCACCGTCTCTGTGCTGGGCTGA
- a CDS encoding DUF4178 domain-containing protein, with amino-acid sequence MTQGQCPSCGAPVEFTAGSAQVLVCSYCQTVVAKKGLNLEAHGRIGAIVDTDSPLRLGLEGRHDRAPYRLVGHLQKDHGAGPWDEWYVEFENGRTAWLSEAEGFFYLLFESGVEEGVELETLHPGERFSLRNRSFVVEERGHGRVVAAEGQLPSDVDPSEDSYYVDATGPKGTLVTLDFGTRSRDPEIFVGQRLKLEQLGIPMDQVRPKARKVALDQARCPQCNGALALRAPDSTRRVACPYCGALLDASKGRLAFLQLLEKPDHPPLIPLGAKGRLDGVEWICIGYMIRSCAVEGVRYPWEEYLLFNRARGFTWLMLSNGHWVYLKPLDAGEVSLAPGSSAYHEGRRYKSFQNVTAVTETVLGEFYWEVRAGETAQASEYVAPPYSVNVDATESEVSYTLGEYLAPSVIQEAFQLKEPLPSIHGIAPSQPNPHSSASTWKWSSLWGGALVLLYLVVNLLAANETVLETTVRLDAEAVSGQPSAMRFSEPFTIHKRGNVRAEVFAEVSNNWLGVQGDLVNQETGEVRSFYQELSYYSGKDSDGSWTEGSREAEEYLSAVAPGTYVLRTTAAFPSELAQQGRAYKVKLTSDVPRGTWFCFAVVLLLLGPVLSYLRSSSFESARWAESNN; translated from the coding sequence GTGACGCAAGGGCAATGTCCCTCCTGTGGGGCCCCCGTCGAGTTCACCGCGGGCTCCGCGCAGGTGCTCGTGTGCAGCTACTGCCAGACGGTGGTGGCCAAGAAGGGCTTGAACCTCGAGGCGCATGGGAGGATCGGCGCCATCGTGGACACGGACTCGCCCCTGCGGCTGGGGTTGGAGGGCCGTCATGACCGTGCGCCCTACCGGCTGGTGGGCCACCTCCAGAAGGACCATGGCGCGGGCCCCTGGGACGAGTGGTACGTGGAGTTCGAGAACGGGCGCACCGCCTGGCTCAGCGAGGCCGAGGGGTTCTTCTACCTCCTGTTCGAGTCGGGCGTGGAGGAGGGTGTCGAGCTGGAGACGCTGCACCCGGGTGAGAGGTTCTCCCTGCGCAACCGCTCCTTTGTGGTGGAGGAGCGGGGGCATGGGCGCGTGGTGGCCGCCGAGGGGCAGCTGCCCAGCGACGTGGACCCGTCCGAGGACAGCTACTACGTGGACGCGACGGGCCCCAAAGGCACCCTCGTCACCCTGGATTTTGGCACCCGCTCGCGGGACCCCGAGATCTTCGTGGGCCAGCGGCTCAAGCTGGAGCAACTGGGCATTCCCATGGACCAGGTGCGCCCCAAGGCGCGCAAGGTGGCCCTGGACCAGGCGCGATGTCCCCAGTGCAATGGCGCCCTGGCCCTGCGGGCCCCGGACAGCACCCGGCGTGTGGCGTGCCCGTACTGTGGCGCGCTGCTGGATGCCAGCAAGGGTCGGCTGGCCTTCCTTCAACTTCTGGAGAAGCCGGACCACCCGCCCCTGATTCCCCTGGGCGCCAAGGGGCGGCTGGATGGCGTGGAGTGGATCTGCATCGGTTACATGATCCGCTCGTGCGCGGTGGAGGGGGTGCGCTACCCCTGGGAGGAGTACCTCCTCTTCAACCGGGCGCGAGGCTTCACCTGGCTGATGCTGTCCAACGGCCACTGGGTGTACCTCAAGCCGCTGGATGCGGGAGAGGTATCCCTGGCGCCGGGAAGCTCCGCCTACCACGAGGGCCGACGTTACAAGTCCTTCCAGAATGTCACCGCCGTCACGGAGACGGTTCTGGGCGAGTTCTACTGGGAGGTGCGGGCTGGAGAGACCGCGCAGGCCTCCGAGTACGTGGCACCGCCCTACTCGGTGAATGTGGACGCCACGGAGTCGGAGGTGTCCTACACCCTCGGAGAGTACCTGGCGCCCTCCGTCATCCAGGAGGCCTTCCAGCTCAAGGAGCCTCTGCCCTCGATTCATGGCATCGCCCCCAGCCAGCCCAATCCGCACAGCTCCGCGTCCACGTGGAAGTGGTCCTCCCTGTGGGGGGGGGCGCTGGTGCTGCTCTACCTGGTGGTCAACCTCCTGGCCGCCAACGAGACGGTGCTGGAGACCACGGTGAGGCTGGACGCGGAGGCGGTCTCCGGCCAGCCCAGCGCCATGCGCTTCAGTGAGCCGTTCACGATCCACAAGCGGGGCAACGTGCGCGCGGAGGTGTTCGCGGAGGTGAGCAACAACTGGCTCGGTGTGCAGGGGGACCTGGTGAACCAGGAGACGGGCGAGGTGAGGAGCTTCTACCAGGAGCTCAGCTACTACTCGGGGAAGGACTCGGATGGCTCCTGGACCGAGGGGAGCCGGGAGGCAGAGGAGTACCTGTCCGCGGTGGCGCCGGGCACCTACGTGCTGCGCACCACGGCGGCCTTCCCCTCCGAGCTGGCCCAGCAAGGGCGCGCGTACAAGGTGAAGCTCACCAGCGATGTGCCGCGCGGCACCTGGTTCTGTTTCGCGGTGGTGCTGCTGTTGCTGGGGCCGGTGCTCTCGTACCTGCGCTCGTCGAGCTTCGAGTCCGCCCGGTGGGCGGAGAGCAACAACTAG
- a CDS encoding alpha/beta hydrolase produces MAMRRISTRLGELDCQVVDALPDGASPELAVILCHGFGAPATDLVPLAPELMNLRPELAPHVRFVFPGAPLTLAAQGMPGARAWFHLPQAILMGQQRNWDEYSLAVPEGLPAARRAVMGVVSALSAATKLPYGRIVLGGFSQGSMVTTDVTLRLEEAPAGLCILSGAPIAQTEWKARAANRKGLPVFQGHGRSDTVLPFQGAERLRDLLTQAGLAVEFLPFDGPHTIDPEELEKLADFLVARLPAR; encoded by the coding sequence ATGGCCATGCGACGCATCTCGACACGGCTCGGCGAGCTGGACTGCCAGGTGGTGGATGCCCTGCCGGACGGGGCCAGTCCGGAGCTCGCCGTCATCCTGTGCCATGGGTTCGGGGCTCCGGCCACGGATCTGGTTCCCCTGGCACCGGAGCTGATGAACCTGCGCCCCGAGCTGGCACCGCACGTGCGCTTCGTCTTCCCCGGCGCCCCGTTGACCCTGGCCGCGCAGGGCATGCCAGGAGCACGGGCGTGGTTCCACCTCCCCCAAGCCATCCTGATGGGCCAGCAACGCAACTGGGACGAGTACTCGCTCGCGGTCCCTGAGGGGCTGCCCGCCGCCCGGAGGGCGGTGATGGGCGTGGTCTCCGCCTTGTCGGCGGCGACGAAGCTCCCCTACGGCCGCATCGTGCTGGGGGGCTTCAGCCAGGGCAGCATGGTGACGACGGACGTGACGCTGCGTCTGGAGGAGGCCCCCGCCGGCCTGTGCATCCTGTCTGGTGCCCCGATCGCGCAAACCGAGTGGAAGGCGCGTGCGGCGAACCGGAAGGGGCTGCCCGTCTTCCAGGGGCACGGCCGTTCCGACACGGTGCTGCCCTTCCAGGGGGCCGAACGCCTGCGTGACCTGCTGACCCAAGCAGGGCTCGCGGTGGAGTTCTTACCTTTCGATGGGCCCCACACCATCGATCCCGAGGAACTCGAGAAGCTGGCGGACTTCCTCGTGGCGCGACTTCCGGCCCGCTGA